One genomic segment of Centropristis striata isolate RG_2023a ecotype Rhode Island chromosome 11, C.striata_1.0, whole genome shotgun sequence includes these proteins:
- the pcmtd1 gene encoding protein-L-isoaspartate O-methyltransferase domain-containing protein 1: protein MGGAVSAGEDNDDLIDNLKEAQYIRTEKVEQAFRAIDRGDYYLDGYRDSAYKDLAWKHGNIHLSAPCIYSEVMEALKLQPGLSFLNLGSGTGYLSTMVGLIIGPFGVNHGVELHKDVVEYAREKLDDFTKNSDSFDKFEFCEPVFVVGNCLEISTDSHQYDRIYCGAGVQKDHENYMKVLLKIGGILVMPIEDQLTQITRTGQCTWESKNILAVSFAPLLPQSRADGEKPDAVQLPPVTVRSLQDLSRIYIRRTLRNLANEDSQGKGMVQRVPQKRKRRRCRRRRINTYVFVGNQLIPQMVESEEEEHAEEERKEVEEEEERDIGDIEILKQVNVLRDQIMALPLPESLKAYLLYYREK, encoded by the exons ATGGGGGGAGCAGTGAGCGCTGGGGAGGACAATGACGACCTCATTGATAATCTCAAAGAGGCCCAGTATATTCGCACAGAAAAAGTTGAACAGGCTTTTCGGGCCATAGACCGCGGTGACTACTATCTGGACGGCTATCGGGACAGTGCCTACAAAGACTTGGCGTGGAAACATGGCAACATCCACCTTTCTGCTCCGTGTATATACTCTGAGGTGATGGAGGCTCTCAAACTGCAGCCTGGACTTTCTTTCCTCAATCTGGGCAGCGGAACTGGCTACCTGAGCACAATGGTGGGCCTTATCATCG GGCCATTTGGTGTGAACCATGGAGTTGAGCTCCATAAGGACGTGGTAGAATACGCCAGAGAGAAACTTGATGATTTCACAAAGAATAGTGACAGCTTTGATAA gttcGAGTTCTGTGAACCCGTCTTTGTGGTGGGGAATTGCCTTGAAATCTCAACAGACAGTCACCAATACGATCGCATCTACTGTGGCGCCGGAGTGCAGAAAGACCATGAAAATTACATGAAAGTGCTGCTCAAAATTGGAGGCATTCTAGTGATGCCTATAGAGGATCAG CTGACCCAGATAACCAGGACTGGCCAGTGCACATGGGAGAGCAAAAACATCTTGGCGGTGTCCTTTGCCCCCTTGCTCCCGCAGAGCAGAGCTGATGGAGAGAAGCCTGACGCTGTCCAGCTGC CCCCGGTGACTGTCCGCAGCCTTCAGGATCTGTCTCGGATCTACATACGCCGCACTCTGAGAAACCTGGCCAACGAGGACAGTCAGGGGAAGGGGATGGTGCAAAGAGTTCCCCAGAAGCGCAAACGCAGGCGCTGCCGGCGGCGACGCATCAACACCTACGTTTTTGTAGGCAACCAGCTGATCCCCCAAATGGTGGAGAGCGAGGAAGAGGAGCACGCTGAGGAGGAACGCAAGgaagtggaggaagaggaggaaagggaCATTGGCGACATTGAAATCCTCAAGCAAGTGAACGTGTTGAGAGACCAAATAATGGCTTTACCGCTGCCAGAGTCACTGAAAGCATATTTGCTGTATTACAGAGAGAAATGA